TCACTATAAAGATCAAACCCCACCACATCCATTTGACCGGATTGTTCTGCCCCTAAAATATCACCCGCACCCCGAATTTCTAAATCTCGCATCGCTAATTGATAACCCGATCCTAACTGAGCAAATTCTTGAATCGCTCTTAATCTTTTACGAGCATCATCAGTTAAATTAACCCGTCCATCGGCGGTGGTGGGATAGAATAACCAGGCGTGAGCTTGTACTCCTGAACGTCCAACCCGACCTCTTAATTGATACAATTGAGCTAACCCGAAACGGTGAGCATCTTCAACTAAAATGGTATTAACTCTGGGAATATCTAACCCGGATTCAATAATCGTGGTACACACTAAAACATCCGCTTCCCCAGAACTAAAAGTTAACATAATCGATTCTAATTCAGAGGCATCAATTTGTCCGTGAGCGATCGCTAATCTGACCCCAGGAATCATCTCTCGAATTTGGGCAGATTTTTCTTCAATTCCTTCAATTCTAGGCACAACATAAAACACCTGTCCGCCTCGGTCTAATTCTTGACGAATAGCGGTTCTTACGGTTTCTAAATTTAACGGTGCTAAATGGGTTTGGATGGGGCGACGGGAGGGAGGTGGAGTTGTAATTAAACTCATTTCTCGAATTCCCGATAATGCCATATATAACGTTCGAGGAATGGGAGTTGCAGTTAATGTTAACACATCCACATGGGTTTTTAAGGTTTTGATTTTTTCTTTTTGATTAACACCAAATCGTTGTTCTTCATCCACCACTAATAACCCTAAATCTTTAAAATGAACGCCTTTTCCAAGTAACGCTTGGGTTCCGACAATCACATCAATTTCCCCGGTTGCTAATCGTTTTAAAATTTCTTGTTTTTCTGCTGTTGTCCGAAAACGATTCAGTAAAGCAACTTCAATGGGATAGGGGGCAAATCGTTCTTTTAAGGTATGATAATGTTGTTGAGTTAAAATTGTTGTCGGGGCTAATAATGCCACTTGTTTTCCAGCCGTCGCTGCTTTAAAAATAGCTCGAATTGCCACTTCAGTTTTGCCAAATCCCACATCTCCACAAACTAAACGATCCATCGGGCGATCGCTTTCCATATCCCATTTAACGTCTTGGGTGGATTTAATTTGATCCGGTGTGGGTTGATAGGAAAAGGAATCTTCAAGTTCCTGTTGCCAAGGCATATCTTCAGGAAAGGCATAACCCGTTTGTTGGGCACGTTGGGCGTATAATTTCAATAAATCAACGGCTAATTTCTTTAAGGATTTTTTGACTTTTTCCTTGGTTTTTTCCCACGCTTGTCCGGTGAGTTTATTCAGTTGAGGAACTTTCCCTCCCGCACTTCTAAACCGCGATAAACTTCCGACTTGATCGGCCGCAACCCGTAGGGTTCCATCTTCATATTGTAATACTAAATATTCACGGGTTTCATGATTAATCACTAAACTTTCTAATTTAATAAATTTTCCCACCCCATGTTGACGATGAACGACAAAATCACCGGGTCTTAGTTTATTTAGGTCAACTTGTTTGGAGGTCGCCCGACGCCGCTTTCTAATATAACTGGGAGTGGCGAGGGAATGTTGCCCATAAAATTCTCGATCGGTGATTAAAACTAATCGAAATGTCGGTAAAACAAACCCTTCTAATTCTGCTAGTCCGGTATATTTTAAGGCGACGGGGGTATTTTTAATTAAGTTATCAATAGCCGGATAATCACGGGGGTTAGGAATAAATTTAGACGGACAATCATGTTCGGATAACAGTGCAACGGATCGACTAGGTTGAGCAGAAACGAGAAAAATAGCAAAATGTCGTTGTCGTTCGTGACGAATGAGTTCAGCGAGTTTGGCAAATTGATGGGGAGTGGCAGGTACGGGACGGGAAGATAAATTTAAACTAGGAACATCAGCAATATTAATTAGAGTGGGTTGATAATCTGCTAATTCAGATAAATATAATTTGTCAAACCCTTCAATTTTTTGGAGAGCATCTATAAAAGAACGGTGAATTTTCGGCAGTTTTTCAGGTAACGTTTGCCATTGTTCTTCAATATGTTCTAACCAGCGATCGCTATGGGCACAACATTGATCCGGTTCATCAATAACAATTAAGGTAGTATCGGTTAAATAATCTAATAACGAAGCCGGAGTTTCAAAGGCTAATCCTAATAAAGGATGATAGGATTTGGGGGGTTTATAATTAGTATTATCCAGTTGAAATTCCGGTGTCGGAGTTGGGGGAATCACTTCTGTAATTAAGGTTTCTGCTTCCGGTAAATTCCCCTGAATCATGACATCAAAATTCGTTGGGGTGAGAATCAAACTTTCGATTTTATCTAATGATCGTTGGGTGGTGGGATCGAGTTCTCGAAGTTGTTCTAATTCATCTCCAAACCATTCTAAACGCACGGGTAATTCCGAGGCGACGGGAAAAATATCGACAATATCCCCTCGCCGACTCCATTGTCCTTCGGTTTCGACGGTGGCTACCCGTTCATAGCCTAATTTAGCCAACTGTTGATCCAGGGTTTTTCCTTCAAACGTCATTCCCCGATACAGCGTTAAACAATAAGGTTGAAAGACGTTAACGGGGGGTAAATGGGGTTGTAAACTGCGTTCTGTGGCGACCACCGCAACGGGAGAACCAGGGTTTTTTAAACGTCCTGCTAAGTCGGCTAAAACTTGCATTTGTCCCCAGGTCATTTCTTCAGAAGACACCGACTCGTAGGGGGAGGCTTCCGACGTGGGGTAAAAGTGAACCGTTGTCCATCCCATAGCCTCCAGTTGCGCCGCCCAGCGTCCGGCTTCCTCTAAGGTGGCGGTGACGACGAATAAATTTAATCCCGACTCCTGCGCTAAGGTGGACGCAACTAACCCCTTGGGAATGCGAGGCATACCGTTGAGGTAGAGGGCTTGAAATTTGTTAAGTTTGGTCAGGAGTTCAGCCGTTAACGGCGATCGCCCCAATGCACGCACGATAGAGGAAAACGTCATATAGAGGAGGGAACAGGGAACAGATCATGGCCTGGGTAGAGACGGGCCGTGGCGCATCTCTACAACAGTCGTTCTCATATTTTAAGGAATTCCAGAAGATTCGATCTCGAAAGAAGTTAGATTATTTTCCCGTCTAAACACAGATGACACAATCTGACCTTTGGGGTTTAGAATCATCACATTGAGATGTGATCGGTTATTCTTATCTTTTATCGTTCTATCCTGACCCAAAAATGTCATCTGTGTTCCAAGAAATTTTGATTGTTGTTCTGCTGATTCTCGCCAATGGGGTTTTTGCGATGTCCGAAATGGCGATTGTTTCTTCGCGTAAAGTGCGGTTACAACAATTAGCCAATCAAGGCAATAAAAAAGCAAAAGTCGCTTTAGAATTAGCAAACTCTCCAAATCGTTTCCTCTCAACGGTGCAAGTGGGAATTACCTTAATTGGAATTTTAGCAGGTGCCTTTGGAGGGGCGGCAATTTCGGCTCGATTAGATACCCAACTCAAGCAAATTCCAATTTTAGCCCCTTACAGTAATGCCATTAGTTTTACCGTTGTTGTAATTACGATTACCTATTTATCATTAATTGTAGGGGAATTAGTTCCGAAACGGTTGGCTCTGAATTCTCCTGAATTAATCGCAACTACGGTTTCTATTCCTATGCGTTGGTTATCTCGCGTTAGTTCCCCTATTGTTCATTTGTTGAGTGCGTCTACAGAATTAATTGTTCGGTTTTTAGGCAGTCATACCTCGACAGAGCCGGAAGTCACCGAAGAAGAAATTAAAATTCTGATTGAACAAGGAACAAAATCAGGAATTGTTGAGGAAACGGAACAAAATATTGTCGGACGGGTGTTTGAATTAGGCGATCGCCAAGTGCGAACCTTAATGACCCCTCGCCCGGATATTTTTTGGATTGATATTGATGATCCGGTTGAAGAAAATCGTCAAAGTATTTCCGAAAGTTCTTATACTCGGATTTTGGTTTGTCAAGAAGATTTAGATCATGTTGTCGGGTTTATTAAAGTCACGGATTTATTAACCCAAGCTTTATCGGGTCAA
The sequence above is a segment of the Planktothrix tepida PCC 9214 genome. Coding sequences within it:
- the mfd gene encoding transcription-repair coupling factor, whose translation is MTFSSIVRALGRSPLTAELLTKLNKFQALYLNGMPRIPKGLVASTLAQESGLNLFVVTATLEEAGRWAAQLEAMGWTTVHFYPTSEASPYESVSSEEMTWGQMQVLADLAGRLKNPGSPVAVVATERSLQPHLPPVNVFQPYCLTLYRGMTFEGKTLDQQLAKLGYERVATVETEGQWSRRGDIVDIFPVASELPVRLEWFGDELEQLRELDPTTQRSLDKIESLILTPTNFDVMIQGNLPEAETLITEVIPPTPTPEFQLDNTNYKPPKSYHPLLGLAFETPASLLDYLTDTTLIVIDEPDQCCAHSDRWLEHIEEQWQTLPEKLPKIHRSFIDALQKIEGFDKLYLSELADYQPTLINIADVPSLNLSSRPVPATPHQFAKLAELIRHERQRHFAIFLVSAQPSRSVALLSEHDCPSKFIPNPRDYPAIDNLIKNTPVALKYTGLAELEGFVLPTFRLVLITDREFYGQHSLATPSYIRKRRRATSKQVDLNKLRPGDFVVHRQHGVGKFIKLESLVINHETREYLVLQYEDGTLRVAADQVGSLSRFRSAGGKVPQLNKLTGQAWEKTKEKVKKSLKKLAVDLLKLYAQRAQQTGYAFPEDMPWQQELEDSFSYQPTPDQIKSTQDVKWDMESDRPMDRLVCGDVGFGKTEVAIRAIFKAATAGKQVALLAPTTILTQQHYHTLKERFAPYPIEVALLNRFRTTAEKQEILKRLATGEIDVIVGTQALLGKGVHFKDLGLLVVDEEQRFGVNQKEKIKTLKTHVDVLTLTATPIPRTLYMALSGIREMSLITTPPPSRRPIQTHLAPLNLETVRTAIRQELDRGGQVFYVVPRIEGIEEKSAQIREMIPGVRLAIAHGQIDASELESIMLTFSSGEADVLVCTTIIESGLDIPRVNTILVEDAHRFGLAQLYQLRGRVGRSGVQAHAWLFYPTTADGRVNLTDDARKRLRAIQEFAQLGSGYQLAMRDLEIRGAGDILGAEQSGQMDVVGFDLYSEMLQEAIQEVKGQEIPQVDDTQIDLSLTAFIPSDYIPDLDQKVSAYRSVAACQSRDELSRIQEDWCDRYGPIPTPARQLIRIMELKQIAKKLGFSRIKPDGQQHILLETPMEEPAWNLLKANLAEHLHSRFVYSKGKVTVRGLAAVSADKQLESLVSWLAQMQTALPENSVV
- a CDS encoding hemolysin family protein; translation: MSSVFQEILIVVLLILANGVFAMSEMAIVSSRKVRLQQLANQGNKKAKVALELANSPNRFLSTVQVGITLIGILAGAFGGAAISARLDTQLKQIPILAPYSNAISFTVVVITITYLSLIVGELVPKRLALNSPELIATTVSIPMRWLSRVSSPIVHLLSASTELIVRFLGSHTSTEPEVTEEEIKILIEQGTKSGIVEETEQNIVGRVFELGDRQVRTLMTPRPDIFWIDIDDPVEENRQSISESSYTRILVCQEDLDHVVGFIKVTDLLTQALSGQPLDLTANLCRPLFVPETTSVLKILELFKQGETHFALVVDEYGVIQGLVTLNDILMELVGDIPSWENPEEPQKVQREDGSWLLDGMLPVEEFFELFGLEHLLEESEGNYHTVGGFVITQLGRIPAAADHFEWQNLRIEVMDMDGNRVDKVLIVPLSSPENNPASDIEPEEA